The proteins below are encoded in one region of Danio rerio strain Tuebingen ecotype United States chromosome 12, GRCz12tu, whole genome shotgun sequence:
- the csnk1e gene encoding casein kinase I — protein MELRVGSKYRLGRKIGSGSFGDIYLGANITSGEEVAIKLESVKTKHPQLHIESKFYKMMQGGVGIPSIKWCGAEGDYNVMVMELLGPSLEDLFNFCSRKFTLKTVLLLADQMISRIEYIHSKNFIHRDIKPDNFLMGLGKKGNLVYIIDFGLAKKYRDARTHQHIPYRENKNLTGTARYASINTHLGIEQSRRDDLESLGYVLMYFNLGSLPWQGLKAATKRQKYERISEKKMSTPIEVLCKGFPSEFSTYMNFCRSLRFDDKPDYSYLRQLFRNLFHRQGFSYDYVFDWNMLKFGSSRTAEEKEKEQRGEGEERDERTGGGPPGSAARALPSGPNLPAPNRVRNGPDPPSSTPASRVPQSGNASPRAGRGAERERRVCLRLHRGAPANASPDLPLRHDQIRITPPQVSVPFEHMGK, from the exons ATGGAGTTGCGTGTTGGAAGTAAATATCGCCTCGGGCGAAAGATCGGAAGTGGCTCCTTTGGTGATATTTACTTGG GTGCAAACATCACATCTGGAGAAGAGGTAGCCATTAAGTTGGAGAGCGTGAAGACTAAACATCCACAATTACATATTGAGAGCAAGTTTTATAAGATGATGCAGGGTGGAG TGGGTATTCCCTCCATCAAATGGTGTGGTGCTGAAGGGGACTATAATGTCATGGTGATGGAGCTCCTGGGTCCGAGCTTGGAGGACCTGTTCAACTTCTGCTCAAGGAAATTTACACTTAAAACTGTCCTGCTGCTGGCAGACCAGATG ATTAGCCGAATTGAGTACATCCACTCCAAGAACTTTATTCACAGAGACATTAAACCAGATAATTTCCTGATGGGGCTTGGCAAGAAGGGAAACCTAGTCTACATCATAGACTTCGGCTTGGCCAAAAAGTACCGTGACGCCCGCACACATCAGCACATTCCCTACCGTGAGAATAAGAACCTGACTGGCACTGCCCGCTACGCCTCCATTAACACTCATTTGGGCATTG AGCAATCTCGACGGGATGATCTCGAATCCCTTGGCTATGTACTTATGTACTTCAACTTGGGTTCTCTTCCCTGGCAAGGCCTAAAAGCAGCCACTAAAAGACAGAAGTATGAGCGAATCAGTGAAAAAAAGATGTCAACCCCCATTGAGGTTCTTTGCAAGGGCTTTCCAT CGGAATTTTCAACCTACATGAACTTCTGCCGCTCACTCCGATTCGATGACAAGCCTGACTACTCCTACTTGAGACAGCTGTTCAGGAACCTTTTCCACAGACAGGGATTTTCCTACGACTATGTGTTTGACTGGAACATGCTGAAATTT GGCTCTAGCAGAACAGCTGAGGAGAAAGAGAAGGAGCAGAGAGGAGAGGGAGAAGAGAGGGATGAGAGGACTGGAGGTGGACCGCCGGGTTCTGCGGCTCGTGCTTTGCCCTCTGGCCCAAACCTCCCAGCTCCTAACAGGGTCCGCAATGGCCCAGACCCTCCCAGCTCCACACCTGCCTCCCGTGTACCTCAGTCTG gAAACGCATCGCCGAGAGCAGGCCGAGGAGCCGAGCGGGAAAGGAGAGTGTGTTTACGGCTGCACCGCGGCGCTCCTGCCAACGCCTCCCCTGATCTCCCACTCCGTCATGATCAGATCCGCATCACTCCCCCACAG GTCAGCGTTCCATTCGAACACATGGGGAAATGA